A region from the Chitinophaga sp. Cy-1792 genome encodes:
- a CDS encoding DUF3592 domain-containing protein, whose amino-acid sequence MLTTSGILIGSILLLIALYSFMDGYNFTRTATSTTASVIDIISEIDNDGNLQYIPIFKFTTNNGDTYTFKGMDTCDHYWQIGEETVVVYDPHSPTRAKIASLTGTYGTAVILLFCASPFLIYTCLHVLNLA is encoded by the coding sequence ATGTTAACGACATCAGGCATCCTCATTGGCAGCATACTATTGCTCATTGCACTCTATTCTTTTATGGACGGGTATAATTTCACAAGAACCGCCACCAGTACTACCGCCAGCGTTATTGATATCATTTCTGAGATAGACAACGATGGTAACTTACAATATATACCGATATTTAAATTTACCACCAATAACGGAGACACCTATACGTTCAAGGGCATGGATACCTGCGATCATTACTGGCAAATCGGTGAGGAAACGGTGGTCGTATATGACCCTCATAGTCCAACAAGGGCGAAGATTGCTTCATTAACAGGTACTTATGGTACAGCCGTCATTTTATTATTTTGCGCTTCTCCATTTTTAATATATACTTGTTTACATGTACTGAATCTGGCATAA
- a CDS encoding DUF3592 domain-containing protein has translation MNIPLIIGIISACISLVYFRRGYRFVRKGIKTTATVVYVTTKVDGEGDTQYETTLEYHAGNRSYHLKTDTSDKSKSVTGYEQMVIYNPDVPTQVEFINLMSIYPVAIGAAVVAAPFLWFAFLTYLGEVFLLK, from the coding sequence ATGAATATTCCACTGATCATCGGAATTATCTCAGCCTGTATCTCCCTTGTATATTTCCGCAGGGGCTACAGATTTGTACGGAAAGGGATTAAGACAACTGCCACCGTTGTCTATGTTACCACCAAGGTAGATGGTGAAGGAGACACCCAATATGAGACTACCCTGGAATATCATGCTGGTAACCGCTCCTATCATCTCAAAACAGACACCAGTGATAAAAGCAAAAGTGTTACAGGATATGAGCAAATGGTCATCTATAACCCGGACGTCCCTACGCAGGTGGAGTTTATAAACCTGATGAGTATATATCCTGTTGCCATAGGAGCAGCAGTTGTGGCCGCACCATTCCTTTGGTTTGCATTCCTTACTTACCTTGGGGAAGTATTTTTATTAAAATAA
- a CDS encoding TonB-dependent receptor plug domain-containing protein, with translation MRKYCFIPVWMLLTTVAVAQQKTTDLEQKTPVLASGADTVRPKQIIICGPSRSTVINSKVDSGGGVGFRCCRATISSDQPLYVLNGKVRDSLKLETINPNDILSISVLKGDTIAAIYGARGAANGVIIIDTKPYVNSGLYDLLSKYSKKYKAIGNCPDCTVYIQSDRVIKDEEKAEYLRRLQQGKIGNVEVVEQPALQQQYNITGKKYGIITSYKTK, from the coding sequence ATGCGTAAATATTGCTTCATACCTGTATGGATGCTCCTGACTACTGTAGCCGTGGCACAGCAGAAAACAACTGACCTGGAACAAAAAACACCTGTGCTGGCAAGTGGGGCAGATACGGTCAGGCCTAAACAAATAATAATCTGTGGCCCTTCCCGATCGACTGTTATCAATAGTAAGGTTGATTCCGGTGGTGGTGTCGGGTTTCGTTGTTGCAGGGCCACTATCAGCAGCGATCAGCCGCTTTATGTGTTAAATGGAAAAGTCAGGGACTCCCTGAAGCTGGAAACGATTAATCCGAACGATATACTATCTATCAGCGTTCTGAAAGGAGATACGATAGCCGCAATATATGGTGCCAGAGGCGCCGCTAACGGCGTGATCATCATTGATACAAAACCTTATGTGAATAGTGGCCTTTATGACCTGCTCAGTAAATATTCAAAGAAATATAAAGCCATTGGTAACTGTCCGGATTGCACGGTCTATATACAGTCAGACAGGGTAATAAAAGATGAGGAGAAGGCCGAATACCTGCGCCGGTTGCAGCAGGGAAAAATCGGGAACGTAGAAGTGGTAGAACAACCTGCCCTGCAACAGCAATATAATATCACCGGCAAAAAGTACGGGATCATTACTTCCTATAAAACTAAATAG
- a CDS encoding cation:dicarboxylate symporter family transporter: MPTMLSATPKVAPVKKNRVASILTNLTFWVLIAIAAGIALGVAAPAVAVKMEFISKWFIQLIKLFIAPIIFLTIVLGICGMDDLKKVGWIGLKSLLYFEVVSTISLALGIIMALWLKPGDIDRSAIEVSRNAPVAAPAAHFDWMAFFQSNVTLQVLLLALVIGISLNFYSKRKVVIDFFSKTSHYVFTALKYVMYLAPLGAFGGMAFTIGKFGLHTLVPLIKLMGVMYLTMAIFVFVLLGLILRYYKLSIFKFLRYIKEELLTVLGTSSSESALPSIMQKLEAMGCRKSVVGLVIPTGYSFNLDGTSIYLSMAVIFVAQLYGVHLAIPQLLTIMGILMITSKGAAGVTGSGFVVLASTLAATRVLPLEGLAFLVGIDKFMSEARAITNIIGNGVATIVIAKSEKEFDEPAESVL, encoded by the coding sequence ATGCCAACGATGTTGTCAGCCACGCCGAAAGTGGCTCCCGTTAAGAAAAACAGGGTCGCAAGTATCCTCACTAACCTTACCTTCTGGGTATTGATCGCCATTGCGGCCGGTATTGCGCTGGGCGTGGCTGCGCCCGCAGTAGCGGTAAAAATGGAATTTATCAGCAAATGGTTTATTCAGCTGATCAAGCTGTTTATCGCTCCCATCATCTTCCTGACCATCGTACTGGGCATCTGCGGCATGGACGACCTGAAAAAGGTAGGTTGGATAGGACTTAAGTCCCTGCTGTATTTTGAGGTGGTATCTACCATTTCGCTGGCATTGGGCATCATCATGGCACTATGGCTCAAGCCCGGAGATATCGACAGATCAGCGATAGAAGTATCGCGTAATGCCCCTGTGGCAGCCCCGGCTGCGCATTTCGACTGGATGGCCTTTTTCCAGAGTAATGTCACTTTACAGGTACTGCTGCTGGCCCTTGTGATAGGTATTTCGTTGAATTTTTACAGTAAGAGAAAAGTGGTGATTGATTTTTTTAGTAAGACCTCCCACTATGTTTTCACTGCCCTGAAATATGTGATGTACCTGGCGCCGCTGGGTGCTTTCGGCGGAATGGCCTTTACGATCGGCAAATTTGGCCTGCACACCCTGGTGCCATTGATTAAACTGATGGGCGTCATGTACCTGACCATGGCCATCTTTGTATTTGTATTACTTGGACTGATCTTACGCTATTATAAATTAAGCATTTTCAAATTCCTGCGATATATCAAAGAAGAGCTGCTGACCGTACTGGGTACCTCTTCCAGTGAGTCGGCCCTGCCATCCATTATGCAGAAGCTGGAAGCAATGGGTTGCCGCAAATCCGTTGTAGGATTGGTGATTCCTACCGGTTACTCCTTCAACCTGGACGGTACATCTATCTATCTCTCGATGGCGGTGATCTTTGTGGCACAGTTATATGGTGTACATCTGGCTATACCGCAACTACTCACCATTATGGGTATACTGATGATCACTTCCAAAGGAGCTGCTGGCGTTACCGGCAGTGGTTTTGTGGTGCTCGCCTCTACGTTGGCGGCTACACGTGTATTGCCGCTGGAGGGCCTGGCATTTCTGGTGGGTATAGATAAATTTATGAGTGAGGCCAGGGCTATCACCAATATCATTGGTAATGGGGTGGCAACAATCGTAATTGCGAAGAGTGAAAAGGAATTTGATGAACCGGCAGAAAGCGTCTTGTAA
- a CDS encoding sigma-70 family RNA polymerase sigma factor gives MLRKWQEHIAIHNDTEAFKALYLHLMPGLSRFATAFLRDASIAENITADILAGVWNNRHTLLEIDNLKVHLYMIIRNACMHYLELRDKVSFCAFETMQVTPAMLSTGPGNYQKRMKAEIQAVLNQAVRGLSSKSKLIFVLAREEQFRHEEIAVILNISTRTVDYELALITEQLHHCIMPYLVK, from the coding sequence ATGCTGAGAAAGTGGCAGGAACATATAGCAATACATAACGATACAGAGGCTTTTAAGGCCTTATATCTGCATTTGATGCCTGGCCTTTCCAGGTTTGCCACCGCGTTTCTGCGGGACGCTTCCATCGCTGAAAACATCACTGCCGATATCCTGGCAGGGGTCTGGAACAACCGTCATACTTTACTGGAGATTGATAACCTGAAAGTGCATCTGTATATGATCATCCGTAATGCATGTATGCATTACCTGGAGTTGCGCGATAAAGTATCTTTCTGTGCCTTTGAGACGATGCAGGTAACACCGGCGATGTTAAGCACCGGCCCGGGCAATTACCAGAAGCGGATGAAAGCAGAAATTCAGGCGGTGCTGAATCAGGCAGTGCGGGGATTATCATCCAAAAGCAAGCTGATTTTTGTACTGGCGAGAGAGGAGCAATTCAGGCATGAGGAAATCGCCGTTATTCTAAATATTTCCACCCGTACCGTAGATTACGAACTGGCGCTGATTACAGAGCAATTACATCACTGCATCATGCCATACCTGGTCAAATAA
- a CDS encoding VOC family protein, protein MKITALEIISNDINKAIHFYHEILGFELVASSPEKAVVKIGHTLFTLKHDNQAKGVYHLAFDIANNHLEEALHWIAAKMPVVKDKDHNEITGFPAWNAKSFYFYDQEDNLLELITRYDQHSHNSQPFDQHAIIGINEVGISPAAPLVLAEDLVSNHGLSWFAKGPKLEEFCVVGDEEGMFVISRAGRNWYPTDKPAGHIPLRVLVQANGKESEFSFA, encoded by the coding sequence ATGAAGATCACCGCATTGGAAATTATCAGCAACGACATCAATAAAGCGATTCACTTTTATCACGAAATACTGGGATTTGAGCTGGTAGCTTCCAGTCCTGAAAAAGCAGTCGTGAAAATCGGTCATACCCTCTTTACTCTTAAACATGATAACCAGGCGAAGGGCGTTTACCACCTTGCATTCGATATTGCCAATAACCACCTGGAAGAGGCACTGCACTGGATTGCAGCCAAAATGCCCGTGGTAAAGGATAAAGATCACAATGAAATAACAGGTTTTCCTGCATGGAATGCAAAATCCTTCTATTTTTATGATCAGGAAGATAACCTGCTGGAACTGATTACCCGTTACGACCAGCATTCCCATAATAGCCAGCCCTTCGATCAGCATGCTATTATCGGTATCAATGAAGTTGGTATCTCCCCGGCGGCACCGCTGGTACTGGCAGAAGACCTGGTTTCCAACCACGGGCTTTCCTGGTTTGCCAAAGGTCCGAAACTGGAAGAATTCTGTGTAGTGGGAGACGAAGAAGGTATGTTTGTCATCAGCCGTGCCGGCAGAAACTGGTACCCTACCGACAAGCCCGCCGGCCATATTCCCCTTCGTGTTTTAGTACAGGCAAACGGCAAGGAAAGTGAGTTTAGTTTTGCGTAA
- a CDS encoding DUF3592 domain-containing protein, translating into MFVTLGILLGCGLLLHAFYHFLDCHAFVRAGVKATATVIAIESEPDIDYGHLYVPTFKFSTDKGEVHTFRGEGGPKRRWQPDAITDIIYDPNQPERAKVYTVMGLYKPVVVNCVIAMITFAIVFTARSNNH; encoded by the coding sequence ATGTTTGTTACACTTGGCATCCTACTCGGATGCGGGCTCTTATTACACGCATTCTATCATTTCCTGGACTGCCATGCCTTTGTAAGAGCGGGCGTAAAAGCTACTGCAACGGTGATAGCTATTGAATCAGAACCAGACATTGACTATGGCCATCTGTACGTTCCTACCTTCAAATTCTCAACAGATAAGGGTGAAGTACATACGTTCAGAGGGGAGGGCGGGCCGAAACGCCGCTGGCAACCCGATGCAATCACGGATATCATATATGACCCGAATCAACCCGAACGGGCCAAAGTATATACTGTAATGGGTTTATATAAACCGGTGGTGGTAAACTGTGTAATAGCAATGATAACATTCGCAATAGTCTTCACCGCCAGATCAAATAACCACTAA
- a CDS encoding glycosyltransferase family 4 protein produces the protein MRTKKTRVLELNFERTWRGGERQTMYNAEGFRNAGLHVEILCRKGFPLEQKARDAGMKARSFKNIFGVIFFLMLHGHRYDIFHVQTSHILTYVVLTRAFHRGKIVYTRRIDFVPKGRLTLLKYKLCTHVVAISSAIQQIVTNFGVKNVTLISSVVEPKPLNKKRAEDLLKDLNLSPDTRIIATTAALVQHKDPLNMVEAIRHCAESHKDFVFLHFGNGNMMEEVEARVVDYGLQDQYKLMGFYKDVEDFFSVMQGFTMSSEEEGLGSSVLDAFIYKVPVASTNAGGLKDLVGDGRAYMCESKNGQALGNAIDKILRNQAESDKKVEQAYDYAYTQHNNEYITAQYLDLLGITAINVPADKPATIMGMPVLNHWQ, from the coding sequence ATGCGAACTAAAAAAACCAGGGTCCTCGAACTCAACTTCGAAAGAACGTGGAGGGGCGGGGAGAGGCAAACTATGTACAATGCGGAAGGATTCCGTAATGCCGGACTGCACGTGGAAATCCTCTGCAGAAAAGGATTCCCGCTGGAACAAAAAGCCAGGGACGCCGGCATGAAAGCAAGGTCTTTCAAAAATATTTTTGGCGTGATCTTCTTTCTTATGCTACATGGACATCGATACGATATCTTCCATGTACAAACATCACATATACTCACTTATGTGGTGCTGACCAGGGCCTTTCACCGGGGAAAAATCGTATATACCCGGCGTATAGACTTCGTGCCCAAAGGCAGACTTACATTGCTGAAATACAAGCTGTGCACCCATGTGGTGGCTATCAGCAGCGCTATCCAGCAAATCGTTACCAACTTCGGCGTGAAAAATGTTACGCTGATCTCCAGTGTGGTAGAACCTAAACCGCTCAACAAAAAAAGAGCAGAAGACCTGCTCAAAGACCTGAACCTCTCTCCGGATACCAGAATCATCGCCACCACTGCGGCGCTGGTACAGCACAAAGATCCGTTGAACATGGTGGAAGCAATCAGACACTGCGCTGAAAGCCACAAAGACTTCGTATTCCTTCACTTCGGTAATGGGAATATGATGGAGGAAGTGGAAGCCAGAGTGGTCGACTACGGCCTGCAGGACCAATATAAGCTGATGGGCTTTTATAAAGATGTGGAAGACTTCTTCAGCGTGATGCAGGGCTTTACCATGAGCTCCGAAGAAGAGGGCCTTGGCAGCAGCGTGCTGGATGCCTTCATCTACAAGGTGCCCGTGGCTTCTACCAATGCGGGCGGCCTTAAAGACCTGGTCGGCGACGGCAGGGCATATATGTGCGAATCCAAAAATGGTCAGGCCCTGGGCAATGCCATCGATAAAATCCTGCGTAATCAGGCTGAGTCAGATAAAAAAGTAGAACAGGCTTACGATTATGCCTATACGCAGCACAATAACGAATATATTACCGCACAATACCTTGATTTATTAGGAATCACTGCTATAAATGTACCGGCAGATAAGCCCGCAACGATCATGGGAATGCCAGTGCTGAACCACTGGCAATAG
- a CDS encoding glycosyltransferase has translation MRILFAGKYDPSYNRTRILLDGLASLPGVTVEEYCFRKRSRWNIPALKRACNRADVIFLPSFTHTDVPWVRFFTKKPIIFDPLISRYQSKVFDYKVIRPGSIRARKNFLKDSLALKYADLVICDTQAHGDYFQRTFDIAAEKLRVIQVGVDINNFYPAAADKSDLFTVGFYGSFIPLQGVRQILAAATLLKDHTDIRFQLIGNGFEYKEMLSYAATHQLSNVSFLGWMPYDALNNAVNRFDMTLGIFGSGEKTAMVIPNKIYHYAALRKPVLTCDTPAIKEVFTHNSNILLCSHHAADIAAGILILKNNPSLREQIAGNGYKLITTGYNASKMAGLLLEAATTLLNRGR, from the coding sequence ATGAGAATTTTGTTCGCCGGAAAGTATGATCCTTCGTATAATCGTACACGTATTTTACTGGACGGGCTGGCTTCGTTGCCAGGGGTTACGGTAGAAGAATATTGTTTCAGGAAGCGCTCCAGGTGGAATATTCCTGCGCTGAAGCGCGCCTGTAACCGGGCGGATGTGATTTTTCTTCCTTCTTTTACGCATACAGATGTGCCATGGGTGCGTTTCTTCACAAAGAAGCCCATCATCTTCGATCCGTTAATCTCCCGTTACCAGTCAAAAGTATTCGACTATAAAGTAATCAGGCCCGGAAGTATCCGTGCCCGGAAGAACTTTCTGAAAGATAGTCTGGCCCTGAAATATGCAGACCTTGTCATCTGTGATACACAGGCCCATGGCGATTATTTCCAGCGCACCTTTGACATCGCTGCGGAGAAGCTGCGTGTAATACAGGTGGGGGTAGATATTAATAATTTCTATCCGGCTGCAGCAGACAAGAGCGACCTGTTCACAGTAGGATTTTACGGCAGCTTTATTCCTTTACAGGGAGTCAGGCAGATACTGGCTGCTGCGACGCTGCTGAAAGATCACACGGATATACGTTTTCAGCTGATAGGAAATGGATTTGAATATAAAGAGATGTTGTCCTATGCTGCTACCCATCAGTTGTCGAATGTGAGCTTCCTGGGATGGATGCCCTACGATGCATTGAATAATGCGGTCAACCGGTTTGATATGACACTGGGTATTTTTGGGAGCGGGGAAAAAACAGCGATGGTAATACCCAATAAAATATATCATTATGCTGCGTTGAGAAAGCCTGTGCTGACCTGCGATACCCCTGCGATTAAGGAAGTTTTTACACATAACAGTAATATTCTGCTTTGTTCCCATCATGCAGCCGATATTGCTGCAGGTATCCTGATATTAAAAAATAACCCTTCCCTCCGGGAGCAGATTGCAGGCAATGGATATAAGCTGATCACCACCGGATATAATGCCTCAAAAATGGCTGGCCTCTTGCTGGAAGCGGCCACGACGTTGTTAAACCGCGGCCGATAA
- a CDS encoding SUMF1/EgtB/PvdO family nonheme iron enzyme: MIRYLLIIASLLGSMHTTAQQPAFVTIPAARYVVGDSNSINNPIRTIVLDSFQISATEITNEQFAAFVQATGYITDAERRHDAMVFEPGLPEYKWIKDSTASWRFPNGRSRGDITEKMNHPVTTISYRDAVAFCEWAGYRLPTLDEWEVAARAGSRTRYFWGNNRDEIKRYANLWYGRDHLTADSSDGFMYTAPVGSFAPNPWGLYDVYGNVFEFCQGHAKFDKPGSKVVHARGGSWWCSKNSCNYFNSVDIGTVHPHASFSNQGFRVVR; the protein is encoded by the coding sequence ATGATCCGCTACCTGCTGATCATTGCCTCCCTGCTGGGCAGTATGCACACCACTGCACAGCAGCCGGCATTCGTTACCATTCCGGCTGCCCGCTACGTCGTTGGCGACAGCAACTCCATCAATAATCCAATACGTACCATCGTGCTGGATTCCTTTCAGATATCCGCTACTGAAATAACAAATGAACAGTTTGCAGCATTTGTACAGGCCACGGGGTATATTACGGATGCTGAAAGGAGACACGACGCCATGGTGTTTGAACCGGGACTGCCAGAATATAAATGGATAAAGGACAGCACTGCCTCCTGGCGCTTTCCCAATGGCCGAAGCAGGGGAGATATCACCGAAAAAATGAATCACCCTGTAACAACTATCAGCTACCGGGATGCAGTGGCCTTCTGTGAATGGGCAGGATACCGGCTCCCTACACTCGATGAGTGGGAAGTGGCTGCCAGGGCGGGAAGTCGCACGCGGTACTTCTGGGGAAATAACCGCGATGAAATAAAACGCTATGCCAACCTCTGGTACGGGCGTGATCACCTCACCGCCGATAGCAGCGACGGCTTCATGTATACCGCGCCCGTTGGTAGTTTCGCACCAAACCCATGGGGCCTCTACGACGTCTACGGCAACGTATTCGAATTCTGCCAGGGACACGCAAAGTTTGATAAGCCCGGTAGTAAAGTTGTACATGCAAGGGGCGGCTCCTGGTGGTGCAGCAAAAACTCCTGTAATTATTTTAACTCCGTTGATATCGGTACCGTACATCCACATGCCTCTTTCAGTAATCAGGGCTTCCGTGTGGTGAGATAA
- a CDS encoding DUF3592 domain-containing protein translates to MNISSFIIGILAAIVALVFFQSGFQFVQQGNKATAMVISEIKVNGSDGDDYHATFAFTGADQQTYYLKEITGNIGRWREGDKVTVIYNPDQPTNAKLLTLMGVYPGAILFSMAAVIFLTIALLTFIGKTWLLK, encoded by the coding sequence ATGAATATTTCTTCCTTTATCATTGGCATCCTCGCTGCTATCGTTGCGCTGGTGTTTTTCCAAAGCGGATTTCAATTTGTTCAGCAAGGCAATAAAGCAACAGCAATGGTTATCAGTGAGATAAAAGTAAATGGCAGCGACGGCGACGACTACCACGCCACCTTCGCATTTACCGGCGCCGACCAGCAGACCTATTACCTGAAGGAGATAACAGGTAATATCGGAAGATGGCGGGAAGGCGATAAAGTTACCGTCATCTACAACCCGGACCAGCCCACCAATGCAAAACTACTTACGTTGATGGGCGTATATCCTGGCGCTATTCTGTTTTCTATGGCTGCGGTTATTTTTCTGACGATTGCCTTGCTTACTTTTATAGGTAAAACCTGGCTCCTCAAATAG
- a CDS encoding FecR family protein, whose amino-acid sequence MSINKYWILKAKQLNNAATPDELSELSLLSACMDADTRVDNGLHNIWHAQSYTSNELDRERWMMLLSARVPEISLQQPEVLSVKTRRSRKLVFLISLIIISLLTAGGALFFHFIRPVPAHEISAIRGTKTRATLPDGSVVNLNAGSRLLYQNDYGQKERHLLLSGEAFFDVSRIPDVPFAVTTGNITLRAYGSSSFNLCAYPEDNNISASLTEGCIQLIYMQPQGNTSVVLQSGQKIILHKDPQHPGMYQAQWSQIKHSAGEIQESAWKDNMLVVENERFEHLATRLERWYDVKIIFNNSLLRQLTFSSVSKGKNVQEMLSVLSRNSGKFSYIYNPTAKTVTIYAK is encoded by the coding sequence ATGTCAATTAACAAATACTGGATATTAAAGGCAAAACAGTTGAACAATGCTGCTACTCCTGATGAGCTGTCGGAGCTGAGTCTCCTGTCGGCCTGCATGGACGCAGATACCCGTGTCGATAACGGCTTACATAATATCTGGCATGCTCAATCCTATACCTCCAATGAACTCGACAGAGAAAGATGGATGATGTTATTATCTGCCAGGGTGCCGGAGATTTCCTTACAACAACCGGAGGTCCTCTCTGTAAAAACCCGGCGCAGCCGCAAGCTGGTCTTCCTGATTTCGTTAATTATTATCAGTCTGCTTACCGCTGGCGGTGCTTTATTTTTCCATTTCATCCGGCCGGTACCTGCCCATGAGATCAGTGCTATACGTGGCACCAAAACCCGGGCTACCCTTCCTGATGGCTCTGTGGTCAACCTGAATGCCGGCAGCCGCTTACTATATCAAAATGATTATGGCCAGAAAGAGCGTCACCTGTTATTATCCGGAGAGGCTTTTTTTGATGTCAGCAGGATTCCTGATGTTCCCTTTGCCGTAACTACCGGCAACATTACGTTGAGAGCCTATGGCAGCAGCAGTTTTAACCTCTGCGCCTATCCGGAAGACAATAACATCAGCGCCAGCCTGACAGAAGGCTGCATCCAGCTGATCTATATGCAGCCACAAGGCAACACCAGTGTTGTATTGCAATCCGGTCAGAAGATCATCCTCCATAAAGACCCGCAGCATCCGGGGATGTACCAGGCCCAGTGGTCGCAGATAAAGCATAGCGCCGGAGAAATACAGGAGAGCGCCTGGAAAGACAATATGCTGGTGGTGGAGAACGAGCGGTTTGAGCACCTGGCAACAAGACTGGAGCGGTGGTATGATGTTAAGATTATTTTCAATAACAGCTTGTTGCGACAGCTTACTTTTTCCAGTGTCAGTAAAGGGAAGAATGTGCAGGAGATGTTGTCTGTGCTGAGCAGGAATTCTGGTAAGTTCAGCTATATTTATAATCCTACGGCAAAGACTGTGACGATATATGCTAAATAA